The following are encoded together in the Bacteroidota bacterium genome:
- the tatC gene encoding twin-arginine translocase subunit TatC yields MINNRPPKEMSFLDHLEELRWCLVRSLAAVMIFAVLAFIYKNIIFDKILLAPKNPAFFTNRMLCLLGTELNLPHLCIKSKPFQLINLDISGQFNTHLMVSFIAGFIIAFPYIFYEFWKFIKPALYEKELKKARGAIFYITFLFLLGILFGYYIIVPMSISFFGDYQVSNSVMNQINLGSYISMVTTTTLGCGIIFEIPVLIFFLSSIGILSPKFLIKYRRHAIVLILILAAVITPPDAFSQVIVALPLIMLYEVGIMISKKITKKREAESL; encoded by the coding sequence ATGATAAATAACCGTCCCCCAAAAGAGATGTCTTTTCTGGATCACCTTGAAGAACTTAGATGGTGCCTTGTCCGTTCTCTTGCTGCAGTCATGATATTTGCCGTACTTGCTTTTATATATAAAAACATCATCTTTGATAAAATTCTGCTTGCCCCGAAAAATCCTGCTTTTTTCACCAACAGAATGCTTTGTTTATTGGGAACGGAATTAAATCTCCCCCATTTGTGCATTAAATCAAAACCATTCCAGCTGATCAACCTGGATATTTCAGGGCAATTCAATACACATCTGATGGTTTCTTTTATTGCAGGTTTTATTATTGCTTTTCCTTATATTTTTTATGAATTCTGGAAGTTTATTAAACCTGCACTTTACGAAAAAGAGCTCAAAAAAGCCAGGGGGGCAATTTTTTATATCACCTTTCTTTTTCTGTTAGGGATACTTTTTGGGTATTACATCATTGTACCCATGAGCATATCTTTTTTTGGTGATTATCAGGTCAGTAATTCAGTTATGAATCAAATCAACCTTGGATCTTACATATCCATGGTAACCACCACAACCCTCGGTTGTGGTATTATCTTTGAGATACCTGTTCTTATCTTTTTCCTGAGCAGTATAGGTATACTTTCACCCAAATTTTTGATTAAATATAGAAGGCATGCTATTGTTCTTATTCTAATCCTGGCCGCAGTAATTACTCCACCGGACGCTTTTAGCCAGGTCATCGTAGCATTGCCCTTAATCATGCTTTATGAAGTAGGAATTATGATTTCTAAAAAAATTACGAAAAAAAGAGAAGCTGAAAGTCTCTAA